Proteins encoded within one genomic window of Chitinophaga parva:
- a CDS encoding DUF3037 domain-containing protein: protein MMQDRHLFEYAVIRVVPRVEREEFLNVGVILYCRQTRFLQMRYTIDEHRLQVFSSHLQIGELRALLCAIEQVCLGTALGGPIARLDAASRFRWLTATRSTVVQMSKVHPGFSVDPAATLERLHGELVL, encoded by the coding sequence ATGATGCAAGACAGACACTTATTTGAGTACGCCGTGATCCGCGTGGTGCCCCGCGTAGAGCGCGAGGAGTTTCTCAATGTGGGTGTGATCCTGTATTGCCGGCAAACACGCTTCCTGCAAATGCGGTACACCATTGATGAGCACCGCCTGCAGGTGTTTTCCTCCCATTTACAGATCGGCGAGCTGCGGGCGCTGCTATGCGCCATTGAACAGGTGTGCCTGGGCACGGCACTGGGCGGGCCTATTGCCCGGCTGGACGCGGCATCGCGGTTCCGGTGGCTTACGGCCACGCGGAGCACCGTGGTGCAGATGTCTAAAGTACACCCGGGTTTTAGCGTGGACCCGGCAGCCACGCTGGAGCGGTTGCACGGGGAACTGGTGTTATAG
- a CDS encoding DinB family protein, with the protein METQVPVHPALAALPAQFDEMRMRLLATAAAIPDPVYNRKPTNGGWSAAQTMEHLLLSASGVANLLAGARTAPAQREPTRQYGILEQVFNNYDQKYPSAENLLPQGEHFEKATHLAAMQASLEQIYQHIGQPGIFDELVEIDLPVFGVMTRIEYIYLVVLHNTRHIRQVREAVA; encoded by the coding sequence ATGGAAACGCAAGTACCTGTACACCCCGCACTGGCCGCACTGCCCGCACAGTTTGACGAGATGCGCATGCGGCTGCTGGCCACCGCAGCGGCCATACCCGACCCGGTTTATAACCGCAAGCCCACCAATGGCGGCTGGAGCGCCGCCCAAACCATGGAGCACCTGTTGCTGAGCGCGTCTGGTGTAGCCAACCTGCTGGCAGGGGCCCGCACCGCCCCTGCGCAAAGGGAGCCTACCCGCCAGTATGGTATCCTGGAGCAGGTTTTCAATAATTATGACCAGAAGTATCCTTCCGCGGAAAACCTGCTGCCGCAGGGGGAGCATTTTGAAAAAGCCACCCACCTGGCCGCCATGCAGGCATCACTGGAACAGATCTACCAGCACATCGGCCAGCCGGGGATCTTTGATGAGCTCGTGGAAATTGACCTCCCTGTGTTCGGGGTGATGACCCGCATTGAATACATTTACCTGGTAGTGCTGCACAACACCCGTCATATCCGCCAGGTCCGGGAAGCGGTCGCGTAA
- a CDS encoding gluconate 2-dehydrogenase subunit 3 family protein, with protein sequence MNVSRRAALKQFVIIAAGVALLPSCLQHSKKKIAGFEKVPIDEDQLALMNGVAQVIIPDTGTPGAKAVQADMFALTMLNDCYKQADRERFLKGMQAFTDQVKKQYNKSFTECTPEEQTAIIKAANGASDPETNDATYFYKTMKHLTMQAYTQSKYFMTEVQVYQQIPGKYIPSQAV encoded by the coding sequence ATGAATGTCTCCAGACGAGCTGCGCTCAAACAATTTGTGATCATTGCTGCGGGAGTGGCGCTGCTTCCCTCCTGTTTACAACACAGCAAAAAAAAGATCGCCGGGTTTGAAAAAGTACCCATCGACGAAGACCAGCTGGCCCTTATGAACGGCGTAGCACAGGTCATCATCCCCGATACCGGCACGCCCGGCGCCAAAGCCGTACAGGCCGATATGTTTGCCCTCACCATGCTCAATGACTGCTATAAACAGGCAGACCGGGAACGCTTCCTCAAAGGCATGCAGGCCTTCACCGACCAGGTGAAAAAACAATACAACAAGTCCTTCACGGAATGCACGCCTGAAGAACAAACCGCCATCATCAAGGCGGCCAACGGCGCCAGCGACCCGGAGACCAACGATGCTACCTACTTCTATAAAACGATGAAGCATCTGACCATGCAGGCCTATACCCAGTCTAAATACTTTATGACCGAAGTACAGGTATACCAGCAGATCCCGGGCAAATACATTCCCAGCCAGGCCGTATAA
- a CDS encoding HipA family kinase, with translation MQENSLPLRTVQVIRYVTPLREGGSLPAIAEADDGFLYVLKFRGAGQGVKSLIAELVGGEIARTLGIRIPEIVFAQLDEAFGRTEGDEEIQDLLRASEGLNLGLHYLSGSMTYDPSVGTVDPLLASKIVWMDCLLTNVDRTARNTNMLMWHRELWLIDHGASLYFHHSWDNWAERALSSFSQVKDHVLLPQATELAQVDAAFKQLLTPERIRTIVNTIPDEWLTGDAQPEPPQALRDVYYQFLVRRLENSEIFIKAANDARQTLI, from the coding sequence ATGCAGGAAAATTCATTACCACTCAGAACGGTGCAGGTGATCCGTTATGTAACGCCCCTGCGGGAAGGCGGCTCCCTTCCGGCCATCGCGGAGGCGGATGACGGCTTTTTGTATGTGCTCAAATTCCGCGGTGCAGGCCAGGGCGTAAAGTCGCTCATTGCAGAACTGGTAGGCGGTGAAATAGCCCGCACACTGGGCATCCGCATTCCCGAGATCGTATTCGCACAACTGGACGAGGCCTTTGGCCGTACCGAAGGCGATGAAGAGATCCAGGACCTGTTGCGGGCCAGCGAAGGCCTGAACCTGGGCCTGCACTACCTCTCCGGCTCCATGACCTACGATCCTTCCGTGGGCACGGTAGACCCGCTGCTGGCATCCAAAATAGTATGGATGGACTGCCTGCTCACCAACGTAGACCGCACCGCGCGCAATACCAATATGCTGATGTGGCACCGGGAACTATGGTTAATAGACCATGGCGCATCCCTGTACTTCCACCACTCATGGGATAACTGGGCCGAACGCGCCCTCAGCTCCTTCTCGCAGGTGAAGGACCATGTGCTGCTGCCCCAGGCTACCGAACTGGCCCAGGTGGATGCTGCATTTAAACAACTCCTCACGCCGGAACGCATCCGTACCATCGTAAACACCATCCCGGATGAATGGCTCACGGGCGATGCCCAGCCGGAACCACCCCAGGCCCTGCGCGACGTGTATTACCAGTTCCTCGTCCGCCGTTTAGAAAATTCTGAAATTTTTATAAAAGCCGCTAATGATGCAAGACAGACACTTATTTGA
- a CDS encoding RNA polymerase sigma factor encodes MPATNTNELREDPLWARFRAGDAEAFSGMYRQYTACLLQYGARLCADATRLQDLLHDLFIELWNSRQQIAATDNIKFYLCKCLKNKLARGHHVQRYTTEKLRDLVACQPHEESTVEQHIIHAETNDSRAHLLLDAISKLSRRQQEIVLLRFYMGFSNHQIADLMQMKYQSVSNLQYTALCRIRECLKATPSFRLIEALYMMF; translated from the coding sequence ATGCCAGCCACCAACACCAATGAACTAAGAGAAGATCCCCTCTGGGCGCGCTTCCGGGCGGGCGATGCCGAGGCATTCTCCGGGATGTACCGGCAGTATACCGCATGCCTGCTGCAATACGGTGCCCGCCTTTGTGCAGATGCCACCCGCCTGCAGGACCTGCTGCACGACCTGTTCATAGAGCTTTGGAATAGCCGTCAGCAGATAGCCGCCACGGACAATATTAAGTTCTACCTCTGCAAGTGTCTCAAAAATAAACTGGCCCGGGGCCACCACGTGCAGCGCTACACCACTGAAAAGCTGCGTGACCTTGTTGCCTGCCAGCCCCACGAGGAAAGCACCGTGGAGCAACACATCATCCACGCGGAAACCAATGATTCCCGCGCCCACCTGCTGCTGGACGCCATCAGCAAATTATCGCGCCGCCAGCAGGAGATCGTCCTGCTCCGTTTTTACATGGGCTTCAGTAACCACCAGATCGCAGACCTGATGCAGATGAAATACCAGTCTGTGAGCAACCTGCAATATACCGCCCTGTGCCGCATCCGCGAATGCCTGAAGGCCACTCCTTCCTTCCGGCTCATTGAAGCATTGTATATGATGTTCTAA
- a CDS encoding GMC oxidoreductase codes for MANDSIQNRTFDAIVIGSGISGGWAAKEFCEKGLKTLVLERGRNVVHNKDYPTTNMMPWEFTHRGQPPIEITEANPSVARCYAFREDAMHFFVKDNDHPYTQTKPFDWIRGYQVGGKSLLWARQTQRWSDFDFEGPARDGFAVDWPIRYKDLAPWYSYVEKFAGISGDKDGLDMLPDGEFLPAVGLNDVEKYFKGVVAKNYTGRHVIYGRCAHLTDPQEIHKQQGRVQCQNRTLCQRGCPFGGYFSSNASTIPWAMNTGNMTLRPDSVVQEIIYDDAKGKATGVRVIDAHTKAVTEYYAKVIFVNAAALNTNLLLLNSKSSRFPNGLGNDSGVLGKYVAFHNYRAHINATCEDFKNVQDVGRRPTSAYIPRFRNVYKQETDFLRGYAAGFVAGRGHHMDTSGFGQDLKNQLASKELGPWWVGSHMMGETIPKETNTVSLDTQKKDEWGMPLLDINIAYDDNDEKMIKDFQEQMTEMYTKAGFTNIRVDDSKQAPGLDIHEMGGARMGLDPKTSILNKWNQMHAVNNVFVTDGACMTSTSTQNPSLTYMALTARAVDYAVQQLKKGEIA; via the coding sequence ATGGCTAACGACTCTATACAAAACAGGACCTTTGACGCCATCGTGATCGGTTCCGGCATCAGCGGCGGATGGGCCGCTAAAGAATTTTGTGAAAAAGGCTTAAAGACACTCGTGCTCGAACGCGGGCGCAATGTGGTGCACAACAAGGATTATCCTACCACCAACATGATGCCCTGGGAATTCACCCACCGCGGCCAGCCGCCCATCGAGATCACCGAGGCTAATCCTTCCGTGGCCCGCTGCTACGCATTCCGCGAAGACGCCATGCACTTTTTTGTAAAAGATAACGATCACCCCTATACGCAGACGAAACCCTTCGACTGGATCAGGGGTTACCAGGTGGGCGGCAAGTCTCTCCTGTGGGCCCGCCAAACCCAGCGCTGGAGCGACTTTGACTTTGAAGGCCCCGCCCGAGACGGCTTTGCCGTGGACTGGCCCATCCGCTACAAAGACCTGGCGCCCTGGTACAGCTACGTGGAAAAATTTGCCGGTATCAGCGGTGACAAAGACGGCCTGGACATGCTCCCCGATGGTGAGTTCCTGCCTGCCGTAGGCCTCAATGATGTTGAAAAATATTTCAAAGGCGTAGTGGCCAAGAACTACACCGGCCGCCACGTGATCTACGGCCGTTGTGCCCACCTCACTGATCCGCAGGAGATCCACAAACAACAGGGCCGCGTACAATGCCAGAACCGCACCCTGTGCCAGCGCGGATGCCCGTTTGGCGGCTATTTCAGCAGCAACGCCAGCACCATTCCCTGGGCCATGAACACCGGCAATATGACCCTGCGCCCCGACAGCGTAGTGCAGGAGATCATTTATGACGATGCCAAAGGCAAAGCCACCGGCGTACGCGTAATAGACGCCCACACCAAGGCCGTGACCGAATACTATGCAAAGGTGATCTTCGTGAATGCCGCTGCCCTCAATACCAACCTGCTGCTGCTCAATTCCAAAAGCAGCCGCTTCCCCAACGGGCTGGGCAACGACAGTGGTGTGCTAGGTAAATATGTGGCCTTCCACAACTACCGTGCACACATCAACGCCACCTGCGAGGACTTCAAAAATGTGCAGGACGTAGGTCGCAGACCCACCAGCGCCTACATTCCCCGCTTCCGCAACGTATACAAACAGGAAACCGACTTCCTGCGTGGCTATGCCGCCGGTTTCGTAGCAGGCCGTGGCCATCATATGGACACCAGCGGCTTCGGGCAAGACCTGAAAAACCAGCTGGCATCCAAGGAACTGGGCCCCTGGTGGGTGGGTTCACACATGATGGGCGAAACCATCCCGAAAGAAACCAATACCGTAAGCCTGGACACCCAGAAGAAAGACGAATGGGGCATGCCCCTGCTGGACATCAACATCGCCTACGACGATAATGATGAAAAGATGATCAAAGACTTCCAGGAGCAGATGACGGAAATGTACACCAAAGCCGGCTTCACCAACATCCGCGTGGACGATTCCAAACAAGCCCCCGGCCTGGATATCCACGAGATGGGTGGTGCACGTATGGGCCTGGATCCTAAAACCTCCATCCTCAATAAATGGAACCAGATGCACGCTGTAAACAATGTGTTTGTAACAGACGGCGCCTGCATGACCTCTACTTCCACGCAAAACCCGTCCCTCACCTACATGGCACTCACCGCCCGCGCGGTGGACTATGCCGTGCAGCAGTTGAAGAAGGGGGAGATCGCGTAA
- a CDS encoding FecR family protein, with the protein MEQFDEALWSYVRDDRFIRWVLAPNDADERYWATWVASHPGQAPLLEKARTLVLELHTSQQPAIPHTTLEAFYQRLNHALREDTAAAPVITYSRSRYLLRWTAGVAAAVALFIGGYTFRVRHTPAATGGVVAAVKNLTRMNNSRENQMAYLVDGSSVVLQSGASIEHPAFLQQDRREVHLKGNAFFEVAKDPSRPFTVYTDHLVIRVLGTSFGVSTAANGNTEVIVRTGKISVYRPGNLQQPLCVLKARDRVRYDVAHNSFRADAVSRNEPGLLEQPVVPANTFTFEDAPVLDILAAMERAYGIPIHADEKAFAHCTLTTSLQAETFEDKLRIICTAINATYKISDGQVTMALEGKPCG; encoded by the coding sequence ATGGAGCAATTCGATGAAGCGTTATGGTCCTATGTACGGGACGACCGGTTTATCCGCTGGGTGCTGGCCCCCAACGACGCTGACGAGCGTTACTGGGCCACCTGGGTGGCATCCCATCCCGGGCAGGCCCCCCTGCTGGAAAAGGCCCGCACACTGGTCCTGGAGCTGCATACATCACAACAACCTGCCATCCCTCACACCACCCTGGAAGCCTTTTACCAGCGGTTGAACCACGCCCTGCGGGAAGACACTGCAGCCGCCCCGGTTATTACGTATAGCCGTTCCCGTTACCTGCTGCGCTGGACTGCCGGCGTGGCTGCGGCCGTAGCTTTGTTCATAGGGGGGTACACCTTCCGGGTCCGCCATACGCCGGCTGCTACCGGTGGTGTGGTGGCCGCGGTAAAGAACCTTACCAGGATGAATAACAGCCGGGAGAACCAAATGGCCTACCTGGTAGACGGCTCCAGTGTGGTACTGCAATCCGGGGCTTCCATTGAGCACCCGGCCTTTTTACAGCAGGACCGCCGCGAGGTGCATCTCAAAGGCAACGCGTTCTTTGAGGTGGCCAAAGACCCTTCCCGTCCTTTTACCGTGTACACAGACCACCTTGTGATCCGCGTACTGGGCACCAGTTTCGGGGTGAGCACCGCGGCCAATGGCAATACGGAAGTGATCGTACGCACGGGCAAGATCTCGGTGTACCGCCCCGGTAACCTGCAGCAGCCACTGTGTGTGCTGAAGGCACGTGACCGGGTGCGTTACGACGTAGCGCATAACAGCTTCCGGGCCGATGCCGTGAGCCGGAATGAGCCTGGGCTGCTGGAACAACCGGTGGTCCCTGCAAACACCTTCACCTTTGAAGATGCCCCGGTACTGGACATCCTGGCGGCCATGGAACGCGCCTACGGTATTCCCATCCATGCAGATGAAAAAGCGTTTGCTCACTGCACCTTAACCACTTCCCTGCAGGCAGAAACATTTGAAGATAAGTTGCGTATCATCTGCACGGCCATTAACGCCACTTACAAGATCAGTGACGGCCAGGTGACGATGGCGCTGGAAGGGAAGCCCTGTGGATAG